Proteins from a single region of Pseudomonas sp. BSw22131:
- a CDS encoding acyl carrier protein yields the protein MDKAEVASRTKKIIAKYLAVDERNVSETSGIYSLGADSLDVVEIAIALEEEFGIKIAEDEGKDILTVGEVIDLVFKKNPR from the coding sequence ATGGACAAGGCCGAGGTTGCTTCCAGGACTAAGAAAATTATCGCTAAATACCTTGCTGTGGATGAAAGGAACGTTTCTGAGACATCGGGCATCTACAGCTTGGGTGCTGACTCACTCGACGTAGTAGAGATAGCGATCGCCTTGGAAGAGGAGTTCGGCATTAAGATAGCTGAAGACGAAGGTAAAGATATCCTGACAGTTGGTGAAGTAATCGATTTGGTTTTCAAAAAAAACCCCCGCTGA
- the crp gene encoding cAMP-activated global transcriptional regulator CRP: MVAMSLTTKPKIIDKLLPHAQRRRCAAKTNIIAAGDHSESLYLIIKGSVTISIEDTDGREMIVAYLNTGDFFGELGLFQPPSADIQRSACVRAKTECEIAEISYARFRELSLQDPELMHAIGGQMAERLRNTTRKVGDLAFLDVTGRVARSLLELCKQPDAMTHPDGMQIKITRQEIGRIVGCSREMVGRVLKALEEQKLVHVRGKTMVVFGTR; encoded by the coding sequence ATGGTTGCCATGAGCCTTACCACCAAACCCAAAATAATCGACAAGCTCCTTCCTCATGCCCAACGGCGCCGTTGTGCTGCAAAAACCAACATCATCGCTGCTGGTGATCACTCTGAGTCGCTGTACCTGATTATCAAAGGTTCGGTGACGATTTCGATTGAGGACACGGACGGCCGGGAGATGATCGTTGCCTACCTCAACACCGGAGATTTCTTCGGCGAGTTAGGACTGTTCCAGCCGCCCAGTGCCGACATTCAGCGAAGCGCCTGTGTGCGCGCCAAAACGGAATGCGAGATTGCCGAGATCAGCTACGCCAGGTTCCGCGAACTCAGTCTTCAGGATCCTGAACTGATGCACGCAATTGGTGGGCAGATGGCTGAGCGTTTGCGCAACACCACACGAAAGGTAGGCGATCTTGCGTTTCTCGATGTGACGGGACGTGTCGCGCGCAGCTTGCTGGAGTTGTGCAAGCAACCGGACGCCATGACCCACCCCGACGGGATGCAGATCAAAATCACGCGTCAGGAAATCGGCCGTATCGTGGGATGTTCACGAGAGATGGTTGGACGTGTCCTCAAGGCCCTTGAGGAACAGAAACTGGTACATGTCAGAGGCAAGACCATGGTGGTGTTCGGCACACGCTGA
- the trpC gene encoding indole-3-glycerol phosphate synthase TrpC — MSVPTVLEKILARKAEEIAERQARVSMSDLHSLIAMADAPRGFAQALIDQAKRKQPAVIAEIKKASPSKGVIREHFMPAEIAKSYETGGATCLSVLTDIDFFQGADAYLKEARSACSLPVIRKDFMIDPYQIIESRALGADCILLIVSALDDVKLAELASVAKDVGLDVLVEVHDGDELERALKTLDTPLIGINNRNLHTFEVSLETTLDLLPRIPRDRLVVTESGILNRADVELMEISDVYAFLVGETFMRAEIPGMELQRLFFPEKALPVKAKTPD; from the coding sequence ATGAGTGTACCGACGGTTCTGGAAAAGATTCTGGCCCGCAAGGCTGAAGAGATCGCTGAGCGCCAGGCGCGTGTCAGCATGTCTGACCTGCACAGCCTGATCGCGATGGCCGACGCGCCGCGCGGTTTTGCTCAAGCGCTGATTGACCAGGCCAAGCGCAAGCAGCCGGCGGTCATCGCTGAAATCAAAAAAGCTTCGCCAAGCAAAGGCGTTATCCGCGAGCATTTCATGCCCGCCGAGATTGCCAAAAGTTATGAAACAGGCGGCGCAACGTGCTTGTCCGTGTTGACCGACATCGACTTCTTCCAGGGCGCGGATGCGTACCTCAAGGAAGCACGCTCGGCCTGTTCGCTGCCGGTGATTCGCAAGGACTTCATGATCGATCCTTACCAGATCATCGAGTCGCGCGCGTTGGGTGCTGATTGCATTCTGTTGATCGTTTCTGCGCTCGATGACGTGAAATTGGCAGAGCTGGCTTCGGTCGCCAAAGACGTAGGGCTGGATGTGTTGGTTGAAGTGCACGACGGCGACGAACTCGAGCGCGCGTTGAAAACGCTCGATACGCCACTGATCGGCATTAACAACCGCAACCTGCACACCTTCGAAGTCAGCCTCGAAACCACGCTTGATCTGTTGCCACGTATTCCACGTGATCGGTTGGTGGTTACCGAAAGTGGCATCCTGAACCGCGCAGATGTCGAACTGATGGAAATCAGCGATGTTTATGCCTTCCTGGTTGGCGAGACATTCATGCGTGCTGAAATCCCGGGAATGGAGTTGCAGCGTTTGTTTTTCCCTGAGAAGGCTCTGCCGGTCAAGGCCAAGACACCGGACTGA
- a CDS encoding tail fiber assembly protein has translation MAIYLIEETTLMVGPVECAVVPGMGIQLPGNARELEAVLPDPAPGEVWVWCNESAQQVPDQRGTVFHTETGARLEWTLPGELPPVYARITWPGPYHVWQNDHWQLDAQAKTAAETHQALAGVDELLGKAAIRIAPLEDAVELDKATAQEKAALLQWKSYRIELNRIEDQEGFPSDIQWPAPPETRYAR, from the coding sequence ATGGCTATCTACCTAATTGAAGAAACAACCCTGATGGTCGGGCCGGTCGAATGCGCTGTTGTCCCTGGAATGGGTATCCAGTTGCCTGGCAATGCACGGGAGCTTGAAGCTGTGTTGCCAGATCCGGCGCCCGGTGAGGTGTGGGTGTGGTGCAACGAGTCGGCACAACAGGTGCCCGATCAGCGCGGTACGGTGTTTCACACCGAGACCGGCGCCAGGCTCGAATGGACTCTGCCCGGGGAGCTGCCCCCGGTCTACGCCCGCATAACATGGCCTGGCCCGTATCACGTCTGGCAGAACGATCACTGGCAGTTGGATGCCCAGGCGAAGACTGCCGCAGAAACACACCAGGCGTTGGCCGGTGTCGACGAGTTGTTGGGCAAAGCCGCGATACGTATCGCGCCGTTGGAGGATGCGGTTGAGTTAGACAAGGCCACTGCGCAGGAAAAAGCCGCCCTGTTGCAATGGAAGAGCTATCGAATCGAGCTCAACCGTATCGAGGACCAGGAGGGCTTCCCGTCAGACATCCAATGGCCGGCCCCGCCGGAAACCCGCTACGCCCGGTAA
- a CDS encoding OsmC family protein: MKARIQWAGEAMFLGESGSGHVVVMDGPPESGGRNLGVRPMEMVLIGLGGCSNFDVVSILKKARQPIESCEAFLEAERATEDPKVFTKIHLHFVVKGRGLKETQVKRAIELSAEKYCSASIMLGNAGVEITHDYEIIELG, encoded by the coding sequence ATGAAGGCACGCATCCAATGGGCGGGCGAAGCCATGTTTCTGGGCGAATCCGGCAGCGGTCATGTAGTGGTGATGGACGGACCTCCGGAAAGCGGCGGTCGTAATCTTGGCGTACGGCCAATGGAGATGGTGCTGATCGGCCTCGGTGGTTGCAGCAACTTTGACGTGGTGAGCATTCTGAAGAAAGCGCGTCAGCCAATCGAAAGCTGCGAGGCGTTTCTGGAAGCTGAGCGTGCGACCGAAGACCCGAAGGTTTTCACAAAGATCCACCTGCATTTCGTGGTCAAGGGTCGGGGTCTGAAGGAGACCCAGGTCAAGCGTGCCATTGAGTTGTCGGCCGAGAAGTATTGCTCCGCCTCCATCATGCTGGGCAATGCGGGTGTCGAAATCACCCACGATTACGAAATCATCGAGCTGGGGTGA
- a CDS encoding Com family DNA-binding transcriptional regulator, whose protein sequence is MIEIRCGQCARKLAAASGFTELQIKCPRCRTLNHLKAPSLLPERHEHPTTGTSGCPPLEACSQP, encoded by the coding sequence ATGATTGAAATACGCTGTGGCCAATGCGCCCGCAAGCTCGCTGCGGCCAGCGGCTTCACCGAACTGCAAATCAAGTGCCCGCGCTGTCGGACGCTTAATCACCTGAAGGCCCCGAGCCTCCTGCCAGAACGCCATGAGCATCCCACCACAGGAACATCTGGATGCCCACCATTGGAAGCCTGTTCGCAGCCATAG
- the estP gene encoding esterase EstP, giving the protein MPKLSLSLPFAACLLTLACSSATAASSPYSTMVVFGDSLADAGQFPDVGGPQGATLRFTNRTGPAYRNGSGEIYGLNSSTLLGGMLGVAPGDLASSTSPVRQALGLGDGNNWAVGGDRTDQILEAITTQSQVATTDSTTGIETVLRERPGYLVANNFQADPNALYYLTGGGNDFLQGRVLSAGQAVAAANNLANGAQALQQAGARYIMVWLLPDIGLTPAVFGTPLQQPSTLLSGVFNQQLIARLSQVDAQIIPLNVPGLLSEVVADPARYRLAANQNLVSTCFSGNSCRENATFGINSATPDPTKLLFNDGVHPTVAGQLLIADYGYSILSAPWEITLLPEMATGTLRAQQDELRSQWLADWSNWQGVGQWRGIVAGGGQKMDFDAQGNSANADGHGYNVTVGGSYRFAEDWRAGLVAGAYRQTLEAGPRDSDYKLNSYIATAFVQFQANHWWADLAASGGKQDYDNLKRKFALGVSEGAEKGGTDGNLWALSGRVGFDIAEPASRWHFSPFISADYSHIEVDGYSEKGSRSTALSFDDQVRRSKRLGAGLQGKFDVTPRTQVFGEVAHEREFDNDQQDVTIALNSVPGIDFNLKGYEPQRSLNRASLGVSQQLAKDLTLRAGYSWRKNDDVTQQGLNLALSLDF; this is encoded by the coding sequence ATGCCCAAGCTCTCTCTCTCATTGCCGTTCGCGGCGTGCCTGTTAACACTTGCCTGCTCATCTGCGACGGCAGCCTCCTCCCCTTATTCCACGATGGTTGTGTTTGGCGACAGCCTAGCCGATGCAGGGCAATTCCCCGATGTTGGCGGTCCACAAGGCGCGACTCTTCGCTTCACCAATAGGACCGGTCCTGCGTATCGAAATGGCAGCGGTGAAATCTACGGCCTGAACTCGTCAACATTGCTGGGTGGAATGCTAGGCGTTGCACCGGGCGATCTTGCGTCATCCACCTCACCGGTTCGTCAGGCGCTGGGGCTGGGCGACGGCAACAACTGGGCCGTGGGCGGCGACAGGACCGACCAGATACTGGAGGCCATCACGACACAATCCCAGGTCGCCACCACTGATAGCACCACTGGAATTGAAACAGTCTTGCGCGAGCGGCCGGGTTATCTGGTGGCCAACAACTTCCAGGCCGATCCGAACGCGTTGTACTACCTGACCGGCGGCGGTAATGATTTCTTGCAGGGCCGGGTGCTGAGCGCGGGTCAGGCCGTGGCGGCGGCGAACAATCTCGCCAACGGCGCTCAAGCTCTGCAGCAAGCAGGCGCGCGGTACATCATGGTCTGGTTGCTGCCGGACATCGGCCTGACGCCCGCCGTTTTTGGTACGCCCCTTCAGCAACCCTCGACGTTGCTCAGTGGTGTTTTCAATCAACAGCTGATTGCACGGCTCAGCCAGGTCGACGCGCAAATCATCCCGCTCAACGTCCCCGGTTTACTGAGCGAAGTCGTGGCAGACCCGGCGCGCTATCGCCTGGCGGCTAATCAGAACCTGGTGAGTACGTGCTTCAGCGGTAATAGCTGTCGGGAAAACGCCACGTTCGGGATCAACAGCGCCACGCCAGACCCGACCAAACTGCTGTTCAACGACGGCGTTCATCCGACCGTTGCGGGCCAGTTACTGATCGCCGACTACGGCTATTCAATCCTGTCGGCGCCATGGGAAATCACCCTGCTGCCGGAAATGGCCACCGGCACACTGCGCGCGCAACAAGATGAACTGCGCAGCCAGTGGCTGGCGGACTGGAGCAACTGGCAGGGCGTCGGACAGTGGCGCGGTATCGTCGCAGGTGGCGGTCAGAAAATGGATTTCGATGCGCAAGGTAATTCCGCTAACGCTGATGGGCATGGCTACAACGTCACGGTCGGCGGTAGCTACCGTTTTGCCGAGGACTGGCGTGCAGGTCTGGTGGCGGGTGCTTATCGGCAGACGCTGGAAGCGGGACCGCGGGATTCGGACTACAAACTCAACAGCTACATCGCGACGGCATTTGTGCAATTTCAGGCGAATCACTGGTGGGCCGATTTAGCTGCTTCGGGCGGCAAGCAGGATTACGACAACCTCAAGCGCAAGTTCGCGCTCGGTGTCAGCGAAGGCGCCGAGAAAGGCGGTACCGATGGCAACCTATGGGCACTCAGTGGCCGGGTGGGTTTCGATATTGCCGAGCCGGCCAGTCGCTGGCATTTCTCACCATTCATCAGTGCTGACTATTCGCACATAGAGGTCGATGGCTATTCGGAGAAAGGCAGTCGCTCAACAGCGTTGTCATTCGACGACCAGGTCCGTCGCTCGAAACGGCTCGGCGCAGGCTTGCAGGGCAAGTTCGACGTGACCCCGCGAACGCAGGTGTTCGGCGAGGTTGCCCATGAGCGGGAGTTCGATAACGATCAGCAGGACGTGACGATTGCACTGAACAGCGTGCCGGGGATCGATTTCAATCTGAAGGGATATGAGCCGCAACGCAGCCTGAATCGAGCCAGCCTTGGTGTGAGTCAGCAACTGGCGAAAGATTTGACCCTGCGCGCAGGTTACAGCTGGCGCAAAAATGATGATGTGACGCAGCAAGGATTGAATCTGGCGCTGAGTCTGGACTTCTGA
- a CDS encoding DNA cytosine methyltransferase encodes MPTIGSLFAAIGGFDLGFENAGFSTAWQVELNPVNRAVLADRFPHAQRFDDVRECGAHNLTPVDGVTGGFPCQDISLAGARSTNKDKRGLRGERSGLFWEVIRILKEIQPRWVVLENVVNLLAVNDSEDFETVIRALADCGYVGLWRVLNAQYFGVPQQRRRLFLVAGRGQMPPMDLLADAAPVDAISPASSATPWPVPADAWAANTLLANKAGSQIALGCTTFVSEPNRWDQMVKRQRASETDGLCLGLDAANLAEAFSAGNAVVPQVAEWIARKLMSAG; translated from the coding sequence ATGCCCACCATTGGAAGCCTGTTCGCAGCCATAGGAGGCTTTGACCTTGGATTCGAAAATGCAGGCTTCAGCACCGCCTGGCAAGTGGAACTCAACCCCGTTAACCGGGCTGTCCTTGCCGATCGATTTCCCCACGCACAGCGATTTGACGACGTCCGAGAGTGCGGCGCCCACAACCTCACCCCTGTCGACGGCGTCACTGGCGGATTCCCCTGCCAGGACATCAGCCTCGCCGGCGCCCGATCCACCAACAAAGACAAGCGCGGCCTGCGTGGCGAGCGCAGCGGTTTATTCTGGGAAGTCATACGCATCCTCAAGGAAATACAACCCCGCTGGGTGGTGCTTGAGAATGTCGTTAACCTGCTCGCAGTCAACGATAGCGAAGACTTTGAGACAGTCATCAGGGCCCTTGCGGACTGCGGGTATGTGGGACTCTGGCGAGTGCTTAATGCTCAGTATTTCGGAGTCCCCCAGCAGCGTCGTCGCCTATTCCTGGTCGCAGGTCGTGGACAAATGCCCCCCATGGACTTGCTGGCTGACGCCGCGCCAGTGGACGCAATATCTCCAGCGTCTAGCGCGACACCCTGGCCAGTGCCGGCGGATGCCTGGGCTGCCAATACTCTCCTGGCAAACAAAGCCGGATCACAGATCGCTCTGGGCTGTACCACTTTCGTCTCTGAGCCGAACAGATGGGATCAGATGGTTAAGCGGCAGCGAGCGTCTGAAACTGATGGGCTTTGCCTCGGACTGGATGCGGCCAACCTTGCGGAGGCTTTCAGTGCCGGAAACGCCGTTGTGCCGCAGGTCGCGGAGTGGATCGCGCGCAAGCTCATGAGTGCGGGTTAA
- the trpD gene encoding anthranilate phosphoribosyltransferase translates to MDIKTALGRVVNQLDLSTEEMSDVMREIMTGQCTQAQIGAFLMGMRMKSESIDEIVGAVSVMRELADKVELKTLDGVVDIVGTGGDGANIFNVSTASAFVIAAAGCTVAKHGNRAVSGKSGSADLLEAAGVYLNLTPVQVARCIESVGIGFMFAQTHHGAMKHAAGPRKELGLRTLFNMLGPLTNPAGVKHQVVGVFSQALCRPLAEVLLRMGSKHVLVVHSQDGLDEFSLAAPTFVAELKNGEVTEYWVQPEDLGIKSQSLFGLVVESPAQSLELIRDALGRRKTEQGQKAAEMIVLNAGAALYAADHASSLKEGVALAHDALHTGLAREKLEELGAFTAVFKQENEE, encoded by the coding sequence ATCGATATCAAAACCGCGCTGGGCCGGGTTGTTAATCAACTGGATCTGAGCACGGAAGAAATGAGCGACGTCATGCGCGAGATCATGACCGGCCAATGCACCCAGGCGCAGATCGGCGCGTTCCTGATGGGCATGCGGATGAAGAGTGAAAGCATCGACGAGATCGTCGGCGCGGTCTCGGTCATGCGGGAGCTGGCGGACAAGGTTGAACTTAAAACCCTTGATGGCGTGGTCGACATCGTCGGCACCGGCGGCGACGGTGCGAACATATTCAACGTTTCAACGGCGTCTGCCTTCGTCATTGCGGCCGCCGGCTGCACAGTTGCCAAACACGGCAATCGAGCGGTATCAGGCAAAAGTGGTAGCGCGGACTTACTGGAGGCGGCAGGTGTTTACTTGAACCTGACCCCGGTACAAGTGGCGCGCTGCATCGAGAGTGTCGGCATCGGGTTCATGTTCGCTCAAACGCACCACGGCGCCATGAAACATGCAGCCGGGCCGCGTAAAGAGTTGGGGCTGCGCACGCTGTTTAACATGCTCGGCCCGCTGACCAATCCTGCCGGGGTCAAGCATCAGGTGGTCGGCGTTTTCAGTCAGGCGTTGTGCCGTCCATTGGCAGAAGTATTGCTGCGCATGGGCAGCAAGCACGTTTTGGTGGTTCATTCTCAGGACGGGCTGGATGAGTTCAGTCTCGCTGCGCCGACGTTTGTAGCGGAACTCAAGAACGGCGAAGTGACCGAATACTGGGTGCAGCCCGAAGACTTAGGTATAAAGAGCCAGAGCTTGTTCGGTCTGGTGGTTGAAAGCCCCGCTCAATCGCTGGAGTTGATCCGCGATGCGCTGGGCCGACGCAAGACGGAACAGGGTCAGAAAGCGGCGGAGATGATCGTGCTCAACGCGGGTGCCGCGCTCTACGCCGCCGATCATGCGTCTTCGTTGAAGGAAGGTGTGGCGTTGGCCCACGACGCGTTGCACACCGGATTGGCTCGGGAAAAACTGGAAGAGCTGGGTGCCTTTACCGCGGTATTCAAGCAGGAGAATGAAGAATGA
- a CDS encoding aminodeoxychorismate/anthranilate synthase component II, which translates to MLLMIDNYDSFTYNVVQYLGELGADVKVIRNDELTISEIEALNPERIVVSPGPCTPNEAGVSLDVIKHFAGKLPVLGVCLGHQSIGQAFGGDVVRARQVMHGKTSDLIHEDQGVFEGLKHPLTVTRYHSLVVKRETLPECLEVTAWTQLEDGSVDEIMGLRHKTLNVEGVQFHPESILSEQGHELFANFLKQTGGTRQG; encoded by the coding sequence ATGCTGCTGATGATCGATAACTACGACTCTTTTACCTATAACGTCGTGCAGTACCTGGGCGAGCTGGGCGCCGACGTTAAAGTGATTCGCAACGACGAACTGACCATCTCTGAAATCGAGGCGCTGAACCCTGAGCGCATTGTCGTTTCCCCCGGCCCTTGCACCCCGAATGAAGCCGGTGTTTCGCTGGACGTGATCAAGCATTTTGCGGGCAAGCTTCCGGTCCTCGGTGTCTGCCTCGGCCATCAGTCCATTGGCCAGGCGTTTGGCGGTGACGTGGTCCGCGCGCGTCAGGTGATGCACGGCAAGACCAGCGATCTCATTCACGAAGACCAAGGCGTGTTCGAAGGTTTGAAGCACCCGCTGACGGTGACGCGATATCACTCGTTGGTGGTCAAGCGCGAAACCTTGCCCGAGTGCCTGGAAGTCACTGCCTGGACCCAGCTTGAAGACGGCTCGGTCGATGAAATCATGGGCCTGCGTCACAAGACGCTGAACGTCGAGGGCGTGCAGTTTCACCCCGAGTCGATTCTTTCCGAGCAGGGCCATGAGCTGTTTGCCAACTTCCTCAAGCAAACCGGCGGCACCCGTCAGGGTTAA
- a CDS encoding phosphoglycolate phosphatase encodes MSGFEQLFPGRLPKLIMFDLDGTLVDSVPDLAAAVDKTLLELGRPAVGIESVRDWIGNGVRVLVRRALANSIDHSGVDEASTDAALAIFMEAYSDSHGLTKVYPGVRETLKWLQKNGVQMALITNKPERFVAPLLDEMKLGRFFRWIVGGDTLPQQKPDPAALFFVMKMANSPGSQSLFVGDSRNDVLAAKAAGVACVALSYGYNHGRPIAEECPALVIDDLRKLIPGCLDLGAEITLPHAQPPSFRESIVVVTRKLWMKVMKALARWRWRA; translated from the coding sequence ATGAGCGGCTTCGAGCAACTATTCCCGGGTCGCCTGCCCAAACTGATCATGTTCGATCTGGATGGCACATTGGTCGACTCGGTGCCTGATCTGGCGGCAGCTGTGGATAAAACCCTGCTCGAACTCGGTCGCCCGGCAGTCGGCATCGAGTCGGTGCGTGACTGGATCGGCAACGGCGTGCGCGTGTTGGTGCGCCGTGCGTTGGCCAACAGCATCGACCACAGCGGCGTGGATGAAGCATCCACCGACGCGGCGCTGGCGATTTTCATGGAAGCCTACAGCGATAGCCATGGGCTGACGAAGGTCTACCCAGGTGTTCGCGAAACCCTCAAGTGGCTGCAAAAGAATGGCGTGCAAATGGCCCTGATCACCAACAAGCCGGAGCGCTTTGTCGCCCCGCTGCTGGACGAGATGAAGCTGGGGCGATTCTTTCGCTGGATCGTCGGCGGCGACACGCTGCCTCAACAGAAGCCTGATCCGGCGGCGTTGTTTTTCGTGATGAAAATGGCCAATTCCCCAGGCTCGCAATCGCTGTTCGTGGGGGACTCACGCAACGACGTGCTGGCGGCCAAAGCAGCTGGCGTGGCGTGTGTTGCGTTGAGCTATGGCTATAACCACGGTCGACCGATTGCCGAAGAATGCCCGGCGTTGGTGATTGATGATTTGCGCAAGCTAATTCCCGGTTGCCTGGACTTGGGGGCTGAGATAACGTTGCCCCACGCTCAACCTCCCTCCTTTAGAGAATCCATCGTGGTGGTCACTCGCAAACTCTGGATGAAAGTCATGAAGGCCCTGGCCCGCTGGCGTTGGCGCGCCTGA
- a CDS encoding lipoate--protein ligase family protein: MTVRITDVCTEAGLEAEQDLLASVCAGDADYGLLFWRPNDQALVMPRRLSRLSGFTEACETLSDIGWPVLLRESGGEPVPQSFATLNVALVYAQPALDLDKDRIETAYLRLCSPILDALRVLGGDASLGEVEGAFCDGRFNVNLNGRKMVGTAQRWRQSQGGKRPVVLAHGAILLDNQRAEMVSAVNRFNQLCELDQRCSAGSHIALNEVFESAEFLSLVGKGYERLISEL; encoded by the coding sequence ATGACCGTCCGGATCACCGACGTCTGCACCGAAGCAGGCTTGGAAGCCGAGCAGGACTTGCTTGCTTCTGTCTGCGCCGGTGATGCCGATTACGGTTTGCTGTTCTGGCGTCCGAACGATCAAGCATTGGTCATGCCGCGTCGGCTGAGTCGCCTCTCGGGCTTCACTGAGGCCTGCGAAACCCTTTCCGATATCGGTTGGCCAGTGCTCCTGCGCGAAAGCGGGGGCGAGCCGGTGCCTCAATCTTTCGCCACGCTCAACGTTGCATTGGTGTACGCACAGCCTGCATTGGATTTGGATAAAGACCGCATCGAAACCGCGTATCTACGCCTGTGTTCGCCGATACTTGATGCACTTAGAGTGTTGGGCGGCGATGCGTCGCTGGGCGAGGTGGAAGGCGCGTTTTGCGACGGTCGGTTCAACGTCAATCTCAATGGTCGTAAGATGGTCGGCACCGCGCAGCGCTGGCGCCAGAGCCAGGGCGGCAAACGGCCAGTGGTGTTGGCTCACGGTGCCATTCTGCTGGATAACCAGCGCGCCGAAATGGTGAGCGCCGTTAACCGTTTCAATCAGCTATGCGAGCTGGACCAGCGTTGCAGTGCTGGGAGCCATATCGCGCTCAACGAAGTGTTTGAGTCGGCAGAGTTTCTGTCGTTGGTCGGCAAGGGGTACGAGCGTCTAATTTCCGAACTGTAG
- the trpE gene encoding anthranilate synthase component I: MNREKFLRLAAEGYNRIPLAYETLADFDTPLSIYLKLADEPNSYLLESVQGGEKWGRYSIIGLPCRTVMRAHEHHISVTLDGVEIESLEAEDPLAFVEEFKARYNVPTIPGLPRFNGGLVGYFGYDCVRYVEKRLGACPNPDPLGVPDILLMVSDAVVVFDNLAGKMHTIVLVDPAQPDAYEGGLARLETLMEKLRQPITPRRGLDLSRPQAADPVFRSSFTQSDYEKAVDTIKEYILAGDCMQVVPSQRMSIDFKAAPIDLYRALRCFNPTPYMYFFNFGDFHVVGSSPEVLVRVEDNLITVRPIAGTRPRGATEEADYALEVDLLSDDKEIAEHLMLIDLGRNDTGRVSEVGSVKLTEKMVIERYSNVMHIVSNVTGQLKSGLTAMDALRAILPAGTLSGAPKIRAMEIIDELEPVKRGVYGGAVGYLAWNGNMDTAIAIRTAVIKDGELHVQAGGGIVADSVPALEWEETLNKRRAMFRAVALAEQTPEG, encoded by the coding sequence ATGAACCGTGAAAAATTCCTGCGTTTGGCTGCTGAAGGCTACAACCGCATTCCGCTTGCCTACGAAACCCTGGCCGACTTCGACACCCCGCTGTCGATCTATCTGAAACTCGCCGACGAGCCAAACTCCTATTTGCTGGAGTCTGTACAAGGTGGCGAGAAGTGGGGCCGTTATTCGATCATCGGCTTGCCGTGCCGTACGGTAATGCGCGCCCACGAGCACCACATCAGCGTGACCCTGGATGGCGTTGAAATCGAAAGCCTCGAAGCCGAAGACCCTTTGGCTTTCGTCGAAGAATTCAAGGCGCGTTACAACGTCCCGACCATTCCCGGCCTGCCGCGCTTCAATGGCGGGCTGGTCGGCTATTTCGGTTACGACTGCGTGCGTTATGTGGAAAAGCGCCTCGGTGCTTGCCCCAACCCTGATCCACTGGGCGTGCCGGACATCCTGTTGATGGTCTCCGACGCCGTCGTCGTTTTCGACAACCTGGCCGGCAAGATGCACACCATCGTGCTGGTTGATCCGGCCCAGCCAGACGCGTACGAAGGTGGCTTGGCACGTCTTGAGACACTGATGGAGAAATTGCGTCAGCCGATCACGCCGCGCCGAGGCCTGGACCTTAGCCGGCCGCAAGCTGCCGATCCTGTATTCCGCTCCAGTTTCACCCAGAGCGACTACGAAAAAGCTGTCGATACCATCAAGGAATACATCCTCGCTGGCGACTGCATGCAGGTGGTCCCGTCGCAGCGGATGTCCATCGACTTCAAAGCCGCCCCGATTGATCTATATCGCGCGCTGCGTTGCTTCAACCCGACGCCTTATATGTACTTCTTCAACTTCGGTGACTTCCATGTCGTCGGCAGTTCGCCGGAAGTGCTGGTGCGCGTCGAAGACAACCTGATCACCGTGCGCCCGATTGCAGGTACTCGCCCTCGTGGCGCGACCGAGGAAGCGGACTACGCGCTGGAAGTGGACTTGCTGTCTGACGACAAGGAAATCGCCGAGCACTTGATGCTGATTGATCTAGGCCGTAACGACACCGGTCGTGTGTCGGAAGTCGGCTCGGTGAAACTCACCGAGAAGATGGTGATCGAGCGTTACTCTAACGTGATGCACATCGTTTCCAATGTCACCGGCCAACTGAAAAGTGGGCTGACGGCAATGGACGCGCTGCGAGCGATTTTGCCGGCAGGCACATTGTCGGGAGCGCCGAAGATTCGCGCGATGGAAATCATCGACGAGCTGGAGCCGGTCAAGCGCGGCGTATACGGCGGAGCAGTGGGCTATCTAGCGTGGAATGGCAACATGGACACCGCGATTGCGATCCGCACCGCTGTTATCAAGGATGGCGAGCTGCACGTTCAAGCGGGTGGCGGCATCGTCGCGGACTCGGTGCCCGCGCTGGAATGGGAAGAGACGCTGAACAAGCGTCGGGCGATGTTCCGCGCTGTGGCGCTGGCCGAGCAAACGCCGGAAGGCTAA